In Clostridia bacterium, the following proteins share a genomic window:
- a CDS encoding alginate lyase family protein, with amino-acid sequence MTKSLISRREFCAAATAVAISLSTESAFAKFGVKQGEGVLDISEIDRGRVLKAATRYLTEPPITITAYSSPRSAGGKHDYFSEGDYWWPDPENPGGPYIQRDGMTNPDNFVAHRHALMQLSVRVPALTAAWLLTKDERYSAHAVRHLRAWFLASATSMNPNLKYAQAIHGRTTGRGIGIIDTLHLVEVARAIAVLAGSRSLAKTELDGVKEWFAEYLKWMTSSRNGQEERDAKNNHGTCWLMQVAEFARLTGNDELIGYCRNRFKTVIVPNQIAADGSFPQELRRTKPYGYCLFNLDAMASVCQILSRPDDNLWSFDLPDGRGMKKAMAFMFPYLKNKNAWPFAHDVMYWDDWPVRHSSLLFGGIALARPEYVELWRTLNPDPTLEEIVRNYPVRQPVLWFKPGYRAQV; translated from the coding sequence ATGACAAAGAGCCTCATTTCGCGCAGAGAATTCTGCGCCGCAGCAACCGCTGTCGCCATCTCCCTGAGCACCGAGTCGGCTTTCGCGAAATTTGGGGTCAAGCAAGGAGAGGGTGTTCTCGACATCAGCGAGATCGATCGTGGCAGGGTACTGAAGGCAGCAACCCGCTACTTGACTGAGCCCCCGATCACTATCACCGCCTACAGCAGTCCTCGAAGTGCCGGGGGAAAGCACGACTACTTTTCCGAAGGCGACTATTGGTGGCCCGATCCGGAGAATCCCGGCGGCCCATACATCCAGCGTGACGGCATGACAAACCCGGACAATTTTGTTGCTCATCGCCACGCCCTAATGCAGTTGAGCGTCCGCGTCCCGGCGTTGACGGCCGCATGGTTGCTGACTAAGGACGAACGGTATTCGGCTCATGCAGTGCGCCACCTGCGTGCCTGGTTTCTCGCGTCAGCAACATCCATGAACCCGAATTTAAAGTACGCCCAAGCTATTCATGGGAGGACGACAGGACGAGGAATTGGCATCATCGACACGCTGCATCTGGTCGAAGTAGCGCGCGCAATCGCGGTTCTTGCCGGTTCGCGGTCGCTTGCAAAAACTGAGCTCGACGGCGTGAAGGAGTGGTTTGCCGAGTATCTGAAGTGGATGACGTCTTCTCGCAATGGTCAGGAAGAACGGGACGCGAAGAACAACCACGGTACCTGCTGGCTCATGCAGGTTGCCGAGTTTGCGCGATTGACTGGCAACGATGAGCTTATCGGATACTGCCGGAATCGCTTCAAGACCGTTATTGTGCCAAACCAGATTGCCGCTGATGGAAGCTTCCCGCAGGAATTGAGGCGCACGAAACCGTACGGTTATTGTCTTTTCAACCTGGATGCAATGGCAAGCGTGTGCCAGATACTCAGCCGGCCTGACGACAACCTGTGGAGCTTCGATCTGCCGGATGGCAGGGGAATGAAGAAGGCAATGGCGTTCATGTTCCCCTACCTGAAAAACAAGAACGCGTGGCCCTTTGCGCACGACGTCATGTATTGGGATGACTGGCCGGTGCGGCACTCGAGCCTGCTGTTCGGCGGGATCGCGCTGGCCCGGCCGGAGTACGTTGAACTTTGGCGCACTCTGAATCCCGATCCCACGCTCGAAGAAATCGTGCGCAACTACCCGGTCCGCCAACCTGTACTGTGGTTCAAGCCAGGTTACCGGGCGCAGGTCTAG